Part of the Eshraghiella crossota genome is shown below.
ATACCCTGCGATGAGAGATTTCTGTTATCTTGTTAATCCATATTTTCCTAATGAGAGATTCATGAATGAGATGAAATCCAACTTTGATGTCCTTGTAAGGGAATATCCATCAGGAATGGCAGTAAACAGTCTTTTGGCAGGACATTTTTTTGGCGTGAGAACCGAAAATATATGTGTAGGAAATGGAACAGCGGAACTTATTAAATCACTTATGGAAAATATAAGCGGTAACATAGGAATGGTTTACCCTACTTTTGAAGAATATCCACACAGAAAAAAAGATGTAGAAGTTATACCATATTATGTCGTTGATAAGGATTTTGATTATTCTGTTGACGATATAATGAGCTATTACGAAGGTAAAGATATTTCGGCAATTGTCCTTGTTAATCCAGACAATCCATCGGGACATTTTATAAGCAAAAAAGATATTTTGAGATTGGAAGACTGGTGCCGCAGCAAGGGAAGAAAACTGATAGTTGATGAGTCATTCATTGATTTTGTTGAAGATGATGAGTGGCATACATTACTTGATATGGAAGTATTGCTTAATCATCCGTCGTTAATTGTTTTAAAAAGCATTTCCAAATCTTTTGGTGTTGCAGGACTAAGACTTGGAGTAATAGCCACTGCCGATACAGACCTCATTGCCTTCATGAAAAAAGATGTGGCAATCTGGAATATTAATTCCTTTGCAGAATATTATCTCCAGATAATAGAAAAGTACCGTGATGATTATTATGAAGCAATGGAAAAATTTAAAGAGGTCAGAAGGAGATATCTTGACAAACTCAGTAAAATAAAAGGTTTTAAGGTATACCCTTCACAGGCAAATTATGTCATGTGTCATATAGAAAACAGTGTGACATCGACTGAGCTTGCAGATATACTTCTTAATAGATATAACGTTCTAATTAAGAATCTTGCATCAAAAGAAGGGCTTAACAAGGGCAATTATGTACGTCTCTCAGTAAAGTCTGACGAAGAGAATGATTATATCGTAAATGCGTTAATGGAAATATTTAATAATTAGTTTACAAAAGAAACATTTATGCTATAATATATAAACGTGTCACAAGATATTTATATTGAGGTGCAAAATGGAACAGTATGTTATCAAAGGCGGTAGCCGTCTTACAGGCGAGGTTCTCGTAAGCGGAGCCAAGAATGCTGCACTTGCAATACTTGCAGCGGCAATAATGGCTGATGAACCGGTTACTATAGAAAATGTCCCTGATGTCAGGGATACAAGAATTGTTCTTGATGCGATTAAAGAAATCGGAGCAATCGTTGAACGAGTTGATAAACACACATATAAGATTAATGGCAGTACAATTTACTCAACAACAGTTGATTATGAATATATCAAGAAGATTAGAGCGTCTTATTATCTGTTAGGCGCATTATTAGGAAAACTTGGCAACGCAGAAGTTGCTCTTCCGGGAGGCTGCAATATAGGAAGCAGACCTATAGATTTGCATATCAAGGGCTTTAAGGCACTTGGAGCAACGGTAGAGATAGAACATGGCATGATTCATGCTCAGTCCGATAATCTTACCGGAAGTCATATTTATATGGATGTTGTTTCGGTAGGAGCGACGATTAATGTTATGCTGGCGGCATGTCTTGCTGACGGCAATACAATAATTGAAAATGCAGCCAAAGAGCCCCATGTTGTAGACGTGGCTAACTGTCTTAACTGTATGGGAGCCAACATAAAGGGTGCCGGTACAGATGTTATAAGAATTAAGGGTGTTGATAAGCTTCATGGAACAAGCTATTCTATAATACCTGACCAGATTGAAGCAGGAACCTTTATGGTTGCGGCAGCGGCAACAGGCGGGGATGTACTAATTAATAATGTTATACCAAAACATCTTGAAGCCATAACAGCCAAGTTAGTTGAAATGGGATGTGAAATAGAAGAATATGATGATGCAATACGTGTCAGAAGCAATACCAAATTAACCCATACCAATATTAAGACATTACCTTATCCGGGATTTCCTACGGATATGCAGCCACAGATGGCAGTAATTCTTTCATGTGCTGAGGGAACAAGTATTGTTACCGAAAGTATATGGGAGAACCGTTTTAAGTATGTTGATGAACTGTCAAGAATGGGTGCAACCGTCAAGGTTGAGGGAAATACGGCGATTATTACAGGATGCGAACGTCTTACGGGAGCTCAGGTGGCCGCACCGGATCTCAGAGCCGGAGCAGCACTTGTTATAGCCGGTATGATGGCAGAAGGTTATACCTATGTTGATGATATTAAGTTTATAGAAAGAGGATACGAAGACTTTGATGAAAAGCTTCGTGGAATCGGGGCTAATATTATCAAAGCAGAATGTGAAAAAGATATTAAGTTATTTGAGTTTTCAGTATCATAATTCATATAGCAGGGAACGAAAGACAAAGCAGTCAAGGAACGAAAGCAACCTTGATTGCTTTTTTTTGTGTATAAAGAAAGCGATTCTGAAGTAACAGATAAAATGGCATACAATAAGAGACAGGAGAATATGCAGATGGAAAAAAATGTGACAGGAAATATTATCGAATTAAAAGGAATTACCAAACGCTATGAAGACAATTTTACAGCCGTTGAAGATTTTAACCTTGAAGTCAGAAAAGGTGAATTTGTTACGTTTTTAGGACCATCAGGATGCGGAAAAACAACTACGCTCAGAATGATTGCGGGATTTGACATTCCTACTGAAGGTAAAATCCTTTTAAATGGAGAGGATATAAGCAAACTTCCGCCTAACAAAAGACCAATTAATACAGTATTCCAAAGATATGCATTATTTCCGCATCTCAATATTTTTGACAATATTGCATTTGGACTTAAACTTCAGAATAAGTATACCAGAAAAGAAATTGCTGAAAAAGTAAGACATGCCCTTGAAGTCGTTGACCTTGAGGGTTTTGAAAAAAGAAATGTTACAACTCTTTCGGGAGGACAGCAGCAAAGAATCGCCATAGCAAGAGCCATAGTAAATGAACCTGAAATACTACTCCTTGATGAACCCCTCGGAGCATTAGACCTTAAGATGCGTAAAGAAATGCAGTTAGAACTGAAAGCTATGCATAAAGAACTTGGTATTACATTTATATACGTTACACATGACCAGGAGGAGGCACTTACCATGTCCGATAAAGTTGTTGTAATGTCTGACGGAATGATACAGCAGGTCGGAACTCCTGAGGAGATTTATAATGAACCAAAGAATGTATTTGTCGCCGATTTTATCGGTGAAAGCAATATTTTCAGCGGAAGAATGACAGGTAATAAGAGGGTTGAATTCTGTGGCGTCGAATTTGAATGTCTTGATGATATGTCGGTAGGCTCAAGAGTGGATGTTG
Proteins encoded:
- a CDS encoding UDP-N-acetylglucosamine 1-carboxyvinyltransferase — translated: MEQYVIKGGSRLTGEVLVSGAKNAALAILAAAIMADEPVTIENVPDVRDTRIVLDAIKEIGAIVERVDKHTYKINGSTIYSTTVDYEYIKKIRASYYLLGALLGKLGNAEVALPGGCNIGSRPIDLHIKGFKALGATVEIEHGMIHAQSDNLTGSHIYMDVVSVGATINVMLAACLADGNTIIENAAKEPHVVDVANCLNCMGANIKGAGTDVIRIKGVDKLHGTSYSIIPDQIEAGTFMVAAAATGGDVLINNVIPKHLEAITAKLVEMGCEIEEYDDAIRVRSNTKLTHTNIKTLPYPGFPTDMQPQMAVILSCAEGTSIVTESIWENRFKYVDELSRMGATVKVEGNTAIITGCERLTGAQVAAPDLRAGAALVIAGMMAEGYTYVDDIKFIERGYEDFDEKLRGIGANIIKAECEKDIKLFEFSVS
- a CDS encoding aminotransferase class I/II-fold pyridoxal phosphate-dependent enzyme, giving the protein MQSIILAAGLGSRLGELTKECTKCMVKINGITLIERMLRQLDRYGMDRIIIVTGYKGDILKDYVQNLRINTPVVFVDNSDYRHTNNIYSLWLTREFLEEMDSLVLESDMIFEDRVIEKMLAVDNGCGTFVARPRPWMDGSIVKLDKDNNIVYFVDDEEVKRIDPSYYHKIVSIYKFKKRYVSEKYMTYLNEYVKKNKDNNLYESLLKVIDLDVEKKIPAEILDEEQWYEINDIQDMDIAESMFADGNEKVRKYLQRYGGYWRYPAMRDFCYLVNPYFPNERFMNEMKSNFDVLVREYPSGMAVNSLLAGHFFGVRTENICVGNGTAELIKSLMENISGNIGMVYPTFEEYPHRKKDVEVIPYYVVDKDFDYSVDDIMSYYEGKDISAIVLVNPDNPSGHFISKKDILRLEDWCRSKGRKLIVDESFIDFVEDDEWHTLLDMEVLLNHPSLIVLKSISKSFGVAGLRLGVIATADTDLIAFMKKDVAIWNINSFAEYYLQIIEKYRDDYYEAMEKFKEVRRRYLDKLSKIKGFKVYPSQANYVMCHIENSVTSTELADILLNRYNVLIKNLASKEGLNKGNYVRLSVKSDEENDYIVNALMEIFNN
- a CDS encoding ABC transporter ATP-binding protein; its protein translation is MYKESDSEVTDKMAYNKRQENMQMEKNVTGNIIELKGITKRYEDNFTAVEDFNLEVRKGEFVTFLGPSGCGKTTTLRMIAGFDIPTEGKILLNGEDISKLPPNKRPINTVFQRYALFPHLNIFDNIAFGLKLQNKYTRKEIAEKVRHALEVVDLEGFEKRNVTTLSGGQQQRIAIARAIVNEPEILLLDEPLGALDLKMRKEMQLELKAMHKELGITFIYVTHDQEEALTMSDKVVVMSDGMIQQVGTPEEIYNEPKNVFVADFIGESNIFSGRMTGNKRVEFCGVEFECLDDMSVGSRVDVVVRPEDVIMTEAKDGAVVGDVTSVIFKGMNYEITVESGANEIVIQSTRNAVVGDTIGINIEPDGIHVIPADMNRNKFDGELTKDYTVLFADGEFECDVTKLYPGSRIDENNTLVDSNGEEIETAGVKVSVNVPIKDITMSDDIEAGGTTGHIISLIYKGDHYHYVVRTKNEEDIHLHDEYLWNEDDYVSVIIPKESIELKLKQED